Proteins encoded by one window of Maliibacterium massiliense:
- the glyA gene encoding serine hydroxymethyltransferase: protein MIDLKSIAMVDPEVAEAMARELERQRTHIELIASENFVSPAIMAAAGSHLTNKYAEGYPDHRYYGGCEWVDVCEDLARKRACELFGAEHANVQAHSGSQANQGVYQAMLQPGDTILGMSLAHGGHLTHGSPVNFSGKLYHFVSYGVDPKTQVIDYDEMRRIALESMPKMIVCGASAYPRIIDFAKIRAIADEVGAYMMMDMAHIAGLIASGDHPSPVPYADFVTTTTHKTLRGPRGGMVLCKEQYAKAIDKAFFPGIQGGPLEHIIAAKAICFKEAMTPAFNEYAHQIVRNAKAMADQFIKNGIDLVSGGTDNHMMLIDLTRLDQTGRDVEHRLHAANITTNKNAIPFDPRKPMVTSGVRVGTPAMTTRGMKEDEMRLIADLVARVIKEGDSAIEPVKAEVLALCARFPLYADQEVL from the coding sequence ATGATTGATTTAAAATCGATTGCCATGGTTGATCCTGAAGTGGCTGAGGCAATGGCGCGGGAGCTGGAGCGTCAGCGCACGCACATTGAGCTGATCGCCTCGGAAAACTTTGTCAGCCCCGCCATCATGGCGGCGGCGGGCTCGCACCTGACCAACAAGTACGCAGAAGGCTATCCTGATCACCGCTACTACGGCGGCTGCGAGTGGGTGGACGTGTGCGAGGATTTGGCGCGCAAGCGCGCCTGCGAACTTTTTGGCGCGGAGCATGCCAACGTGCAGGCGCACTCGGGTTCCCAGGCCAACCAGGGCGTCTACCAGGCCATGCTGCAGCCGGGCGACACCATTCTGGGCATGAGCCTTGCGCACGGCGGGCATCTGACCCACGGCAGCCCGGTCAACTTCTCGGGCAAGCTGTATCACTTCGTCTCCTATGGCGTGGACCCCAAAACGCAGGTCATTGATTACGATGAGATGCGCCGCATCGCGCTGGAGAGCATGCCCAAAATGATCGTCTGCGGCGCAAGCGCCTATCCCCGCATCATTGATTTTGCCAAAATCCGTGCCATTGCCGATGAGGTGGGCGCCTATATGATGATGGACATGGCCCATATTGCGGGGCTGATCGCGTCGGGCGACCATCCTTCGCCGGTGCCCTACGCGGACTTTGTCACCACCACCACGCACAAGACCCTGCGCGGCCCCCGCGGCGGCATGGTGCTGTGTAAGGAGCAGTACGCCAAGGCCATCGACAAGGCGTTCTTCCCCGGCATCCAGGGCGGCCCGCTGGAGCACATCATCGCGGCCAAGGCCATCTGCTTCAAAGAGGCGATGACGCCGGCATTTAACGAATACGCCCACCAGATCGTGCGCAACGCCAAGGCCATGGCAGATCAATTCATCAAAAACGGCATCGACTTGGTCTCCGGCGGCACGGATAACCACATGATGCTGATCGATCTGACGCGCCTGGACCAGACCGGACGCGACGTGGAGCACCGCCTGCACGCGGCCAACATCACCACCAACAAGAACGCCATCCCGTTTGACCCGCGCAAGCCTATGGTCACAAGCGGCGTGCGCGTGGGCACGCCCGCCATGACGACGCGCGGCATGAAGGAGGACGAGATGCGCCTGATCGCGGACCTCGTCGCGCGCGTCATCAAAGAGGGGGATAGCGCCATCGAGCCGGTCAAAGCCGAGGTGCTGGCGCTGTGCGCCCGCTTCCCGCTCTACGCGGATCAGGAAGTGCTGTAA